From Trichomycterus rosablanca isolate fTriRos1 chromosome 18, fTriRos1.hap1, whole genome shotgun sequence, the proteins below share one genomic window:
- the LOC134332288 gene encoding long-chain fatty acid transport protein 6, with product MFIWIFTTLTAGVAALLVFQKMFYPYFWDDLMYYLKVRKVGKATMARMKRGVLTFLHRFCDQAKLTPNKPFIVFENEMYTYRDVDLRSNKFANLFKSEAGIKHGDVAALWMSNEPDFVCVWFGLSKLRCEVAFINSNIKSKSLLHCLNSCGASVLIVGSDLVKSLADVLSTLLENKINVWVTAKNSSNPDVGTLLEKIDLASEEKPQLDLPPPNLTSNFLFIFTSGTTGLPKAARVSHIKAVMSMAFFRMSGANENDTIYLTLPLYHMAASLLGIGGCIDLGATCVLKRRFSASQFWKDCIKYQVTVFQYIGELCRYLVNQPKTAEETAHKVRIAAGSGLRSDVWKEFASRFGKIRICEGYGLTEASIGFVNYTAEIGPVGRASYFNKRSLPFEFLKCHPETYEPIRTVAGRCLKANKGEVGLLIAPLSFTNPFLGYAGNKAMSEKKLLRDVFKEGDVYFNTGDLMLQDHRDFVYFKDRIGDTFRWKGENVATTEVSEVLGCLDFLQDVNVYGVTVPGYEGRAGMAAVVLKEGHELDGECLYSHLIQNLPAYAWPWFVRVQNSLDVTETFKQQKKKLVEDGFCPQAIQDPLYFLDSSKKTYIPLSQSVYEDIVSGRIRL from the exons atgtttatttggaTATTTACCACGTTAACGGCTGGAGTTGCAGCACTGTTGGTTTTTCAGAAAATGTTTTACCCGTATTTCTGGGACGATTTGATGTATTACTTAAAGGTCCGAAAGGTCGGGAAGGCGACGATGGCGAGGATGAAGCGCGGAGTTCTTACCTTTCTCCACCGCTTCTGCGATCAGGCAAAACTAACTCCTAATAAGCCGTTTATTGTTTTCGAGAATGAAATGTACACATACAGGGACGTGGATCTACGAAGCAACAAGTTTGCGAACTTGTTTAAAAGTGAGGCTGGTATAAAACACGGAGACGTAGCGGCGCTGTGGATGAGTAACGAACCcgactttgtgtgtgtttggttcggACTGAGTAAACTGCGCTGTGAGGTGGCTTTCATCAACTCCAACATCAAATCCAAATCTCTTCTGCACTGTCTGAACAGCTGTGGAGCATCAGTCCTCATTGTAGGATCag ATTTGGTAAAATCTCTTGCTGATGTCCTCTCTACCCTACTGGAAAACAAAATTAACGTGTGGGTCACTGCAAAAAACTCCTCAAATCCGGACGTCGGGACTCTGTTGGAGAAAATAGATCTGGCCTCAGAGGAGAAGCCACAACTAGATCTTCCCCCTCCAAACCTCACATCAAACTTTCTTTTCATCTTCACTTCCGGCACCACAG GTCTTCCAAAAGCTGCCCGAGTCAGCCACATAAAAGCTGTGATGAGCATGGCCTTCTTTCGCATGTCTGGGGCAAACGAAAACGATACCATCTATCTTACCCTGCCTCTCTACCACATGGCCGCCTCTCTCCTCGGGATTGGCGGGTGCATTGATCTAG GAGCTACCTGTGTCCTGAAGAGAAGATTTTCTGCCAGCCAGTTTTGGAAGGACTGCATCAAGTACCAGGTTACTGTGTTCCAGTATATCGGAGAGCTTTGTCGATAcctagtcaaccaaccaaag ACTGCAGAGGAGACGGCACATAAAGTACGTATCGCTGCAGGGAGCGGCCTACGATCAGACGTCTGGAAAGAGtttgcaagtcgctttggaaaaatcAGGATTTGCGAGGGGTACGGATTAACCGAGGCCAGCATCGGCTTCGTTAACTACACCGCTGAAATCGGACCCGTCGGGCGTGCCAGTTATTTTAACAAG CGCAGCCTACCTTTTgaatttttgaaatgtcaccCAGAAACCTACGAGCCTATCCGAACAGTCGCAGGACGCTGTCTGAAAGCGAATAAAG GTGAAGTAGGCTTGCTGATTGCACCCCTGTCTTTCACCAACCCTTTTCTTGGTTATGCGGGGAACAAGGCGATGTCTGAAAAGAAGCTGCTGAGAGACGTGTTTAAGGAGGGGGATGTGTATTTCAACACAGGAGACTTAATGCTTCAGGACCACAGAGACTTTGTCTACTTTAAAGACAGGATAGGAGACACGTTCAG ATGGAAAGGAGAAAATGTGGCCACAACTGAGGTGTCAGAAGTTTTAGGATGTTTGGATTTCCTGCAGGATGTGAACGTCTATGGTGTCACTGTGCCAG GCTATGAGGGGAGAGCAGGGATGGCAGCAGTAGTGTTAAAGGAAGGCCATGAACTGGATGGAGAATGCCTGTATAGCCATTTGATTCAGAACCTTCCAGCATATGCCTGGCCATGGTTTGTAAGAGTCCAG AATTCCTTAGATGTGACCGAGACCTTTAAGCAGCAGAAGAAAAAGCTAGTGGAGGATGGCTTCTGTCCTCAGGCCATACAAGATCCACTTTACTTTCTGGACAGCTCAAAAAAAACCTATATTCCACTCTCTCAAAGTGTGTACGAGGACATCGTCTCAGGCCGGATAAGACTCTGA